The following proteins are co-located in the Lepisosteus oculatus isolate fLepOcu1 chromosome 9, fLepOcu1.hap2, whole genome shotgun sequence genome:
- the ddx59 gene encoding probable ATP-dependent RNA helicase DDX59 — translation MFVPRSLKVKRPPESSCQAPKKCKTSPEEAHDAGNEMLDSPIPFQGITPCAPALTYSDKQDQSNVENPEEKSKKDTAPRTEHQAEQEEEEPVKSFRHSQRWPEPGEPVCVVCGRYGEYICDTTDNDVCSLQCKAEHLDQMGVEPGTDVGCDNKPEEEKALFSTCVDDGDDGEGEICSYKEDAFISSLTEEQVMRLKQELGIVVQGQGVCRPVIEFEQCSFPPVLSSNLKKAGYEVPTPVQMQMVPVGLAGRDAIATADTGSGKTAAFLLPVLVRALGERQASSEYGPKALILTPTRELAIQIENQAKELVMGLPNMRTALLVGGMPLPSQLHRLKQNIKIIIATPGRLLEIMKQKAVQLSGIKIVVVDEADTMLKMGFQQQVLDVLEQVPEDHQTLLVSATIPAGIEQLANQLTQNPVRITIGDKNQPCSNVRQIVLWVEEPSKKKKLFEILNDRKLYLPPVLVFVDCKLGADLLCEAVHKVLALNTVSIHSDKPQCERNSILQGLLQGDYEVVVSTGVLGRGLDLVNVKLVVNFDMPSSMDEYVHQVGRAGRLGHRGTAITFVNNNNKRLFLDLVNRVKPTGSLLPAQLLNSPHLHEQRKKQNQRKKQGEETIVTKDNLIDIIRRHDRRTAKR, via the exons ATGTTTGTTCCAAGATCTCTTAAGGTGAAAAGGCCACCAGAGAGCTCTTGTCAAGCcccaaagaaatgtaaaacgaGTCCTGAAGAAGCACATGATGCTGGGAATGAGATGCTGGACTCTCCGATCCCTTTTCAGGGAATCACGCCTTGTGCCCCGGCTCTCACATACTCTGATAAGCAGGATCAAAGTAATGTGGAAAACCCAGAGGAGAAAAGCAAGAAAGACACAGCACCAAGGACTGAACACCAAGCTGAGCAAGAGGAAGAAGAGCCTGTGAAGTCTTTCAGACACAGCCAAAGATGGCCAGAACCTGGGGAACCAGTTTGTGTTGTATGTGGTCGATATGGAGAGTATATCTGTGACACAACTGATAATGACGTATGCAGTTTGCAGTGCAAAGCGGAACATCTGGACCAGATGGGGGTGGAACCTGGGACAGATGTGGGTTGCGACAATAAACCTGAAGAGGAAAAGGCTTTATTTTCGACATGTGTGGATGATGGGGACGATGGCGAAGGGGAGATTTGCTCTTACAAGGAAGATGCTTTTATTTCAAGTCTGACGGAGGAGCAAGTCATGAGACTGAAGCAAGAACTGGGCATCGTGGTGCAGGGACAGGGGGTCTGTAGGCCTGTTATAGAGTTTGAACAGTGCAGCTTCCCTCCAGTCCTCAGTAGTAATCTGAAGAAGGCAGGGTATGAAGTGCCAACCCCTGTTCAGATGCAAATGGTTCCTGTTGGATTGGCAGGTCGAGATGCAATAGCTACTGCTGACACAGGCTCTGGAAAAACAGCCGCCTTCCTGCTTCCAGTTCTTGTACGCGCGCTGGGGGAG AGACAAGCATCCTCTGAATATGGTCCAAAAGCTCTCATCCTAACGCCTACCAGAGAGTTGGCGATACAGATCGAGAACCAGGCTAAAGAGCTTGTGATGGGTTTACCCAACATGAGAACAGCACTGCTAGTTGGAGGCATGCCTCTGCCTTCTCAGCTCCATAGGCTCAAGCAGAATATCAAG ATTATAATTGCCACTCCAGGGAGACTCTTAGAGATTATGAAACAAAAGGCAGTCCAGCTCAGTGGAATAAAGATTGTAGTTGTTGACGAA GCTGATACCATGTTAAAAATGGGGTTCCAGCAGCAAGTCCTGGATGTCTTAGAACAGGTCCCCGAAGACCATCAAACTCTGTTAGTGTCTGCCACAATTCCAGCTGGAATAGAGCAGCTAGCTAACCAACTTACACAGAATCCAGTCCGAATAACCATTGGAGATAAAAACCAGCCGTGCTCCAATGTCCGGCAGATAGTCTTATGGGTGGAAGAAccttcaaagaaaaagaaattatttgaaattcTGAAT GACAGGAAGCTGTACCTGCCTCCAGTGCTGGTGTTTGTGGACTGCAAACTTGGAGCAGACCTGCTGTGTGAAGCAGTGCATAAGGTTTTAGCTCTGAATACAGTGTCGATTCATTCTGACAAACCCCAGTGCGAGAGGAACAGTATTTTACAG GGCTTGCTTCAGGGAGATTATGAAGTGGTGGTCAGCACTGGAGTACTGGGCAGAGGACTTGACCTTGTTAATGTCAAGCTGGTGGTAAATTTCGACATGCCTTCCAGTATGGATGAATATGTTCATCAG GTGGGGCGAGCAGGAAGATTGGGTCACAGAGGAACTGCCATTACTTTTGTGAACAATAACAACAAGCGACTGTTCCTTGATTTGGTGAATAGAGTGAAGCCAACGGGCTCCCTGCTCCCTGCACAACTCCTCAATTCGCCACACCTTCATGAGCAGCGGAAGAAGCAGAATCAGAGAAAAAAGCAGGGTGAAGAAACCATTGTCACAAAGGATAACCTGATCGACATTATCAGAAGACATGACAGACGCACTGCTAAGAGATAA